A single genomic interval of Armigeres subalbatus isolate Guangzhou_Male chromosome 1, GZ_Asu_2, whole genome shotgun sequence harbors:
- the LOC134226940 gene encoding synaptic vesicle glycoprotein 2B-like, which yields MAKDDTHSSKVTERCVNFDDALTMAKFGACNIVLMAISGTILTAFLLETIGISYVIAVAGCDLQLSTRDKGVLSAVGFLGVIVSSHLWGFLADTQGRRKVIIPTLFVTFAITGVSSLMTNFWMMTICRFLAGFFISGSSATIYAYLGEFHNHQNGSRAIMGASFVFGLGCILLPGIAFAVINQTWELPISFLGVVYRPWRLFLVVCSVPGLICAIILLWFPESPKFVLMQGDVNKAIGTIQWIHRFNCWRKVEPLPIESIHGEKDDEQFKARRVELHSSKGIAGLVQLVWKQTAPLFMGSFLKKTAIVCFLQFGTYLTSHGTYMFFPSILNQVFKVQEAGADRFSICEVVYARGNATDTDTTADGECQQILDVVTYEMSFILEVIYALGFAVIGVIITVVGRLSILVFVFGGCGIAGLIITFIDIPMVSVWCYMILVMCGFSGSIVSAITVDLFPTNVRAMAVCMSSMFGRLGGVIGSNMFGFLLESQCELTFAIPSVLLLTCGMLSFFIPNIRKRTRPSNSDSSGC from the exons ATGGCCAAAGACGATACTCATAGCTCCAAAGTAACGGAAAGATGCGTGAACTTCGACGATGCTCTCACCATGGCCA AATTTGGCGCTTGCAATATCGTTCTGATGGCCATCTCCGGAACGATATTAACGGCTTTCCTGCTGGAAACGATCGGCATAAGCTATGTGATCGCTGTGGCTGGATGTGATCTGCAGCTTTCAACCCGTGACAAAGGTGTGCTCAGTGCAGTAGGATTTCTGGGGGTAATCGTCAGTTCGCATTTGTGGGGCTTTCTTGCGGACACTCAAGGGCGCCGAAAGGTGATCATTCCAACGTTATTCGTGACGTTTGCGATCACTGGCGTTTCTAGTTTGATGACCAACTTCTGGATGATGACGATATGTCGGTTTCTTGCTGGGTTCTT TATTTCTGGTTCGTCAGCGACGATCTATGCCTATCTTGGAGAGTTTCACAACCATCAGAATGGATCCCGGGCTATCATGGGAGCATCGTTCGTGTTCGGATTGGGTTGCATATTGCTGCCAGGAATAGCCTTCGCCGTAATCAATCAAACATGGGAGTTGCCGATATCGTTTCTGGGTGTCGTCTATCGTCCGTGGCGATTGTTCTTGGTAGTCTGTAGCGTTCCCGGCTTGATATGCGCCATTATCTTGCTGTGGTTTCCGGAGAGTCCAAAATTTGTACTCATGCAGGGCGATGTGAACAAAGCGATTGGCACCATTCAGTGGATTCACCGTTTCAATTGTTGGAGAAAAGTTGAACCACTGCCGATTGAGTCGATCCATGGGGAAAAAGACGATGAACAATTCAAAGCACGCCGAGTTGAACTGCATAGTTCCAAAGGAATCGCTGGTTTAGTACAGTTGGTCTGGAAACAGACCGCTCCTTTATTCATGGGATCGTTTCTCAAGAAAACTGCCATAGTATGTTTTCTGCAATTCGGAACATATTTGACTTCGCATGGGACTTACATGTTCTTTCCAAGTATACTGAACCAAGTTTTCAAGGTTCAAGAAGCCGGTGCCGATCGATTCAGTATTTGCGAAGTAGTGTATGCTCGGGGAAATGCAACAGATACTGATACCACCGCGGATGGAGAGTGCCAACAAATTCTAGACGTTGTCACCTATGAAATGTCATTCATCTTGGAAGTCATCTACGCCTTGGGCTTCGCTGTCATTGGCGTGATTATTACCGTTGTTGGAAGATTGTCGATTCTGGTATTTGTCTTCGGTGGATGTGGAATAGCGGGTTTAATAATCACATTCATCGACATCCCCATGGTGTCGGTCTGGTGCTACATGATACTGGTGATGTGTGGGTTCTCGGGTAGTATTGTTAGCGCGATAACTGTGGACTTGTTCCCCACGAATGTCAG aGCCATGGCAGTTTGCATGTCATCAATGTTCGGACGTCTCGGAGGAGTAATCGGGTCGAATATGTTTGGCTTCCTGTTGGAGAGCCAATGTGAACTCACTTTTGCGATCCCTAGTGTGCTGTTGCTCACTTGCGGGATGTTATCGTTCTTTATTCCAAATATTCGTAAACGAACCCGACCATCTAACAGCGATTCATCTGGAtgttag
- the LOC134226958 gene encoding protein slender lobes-like: MSKEEEAPARLTRGALRRMSVDQEPTSAPGTPKKTAATSKKLTVLDAIKEGSNGPSDAEVDQSTSRTPKAKKDTSSVGNRSLRTEKKSQLNSTGIADLTVDNLEAFDNQQSLLPFPKRRPSQDQTLTPQTLPKRVTRRNSVTSEDGNLVTATPKASRTRHSIAAPAVILEDDEKEEQVNVSTAEADLSDLDIRKLRNRSISNSPVMRVTPSSRNTSVTSLKDEEVSNSPTKETCTNASITSLRDEGNINSPSKETCVAAVVEPKQPENDEVTEKPSNVDVETVTLEESNIVADVSSMIAKSPQRLHKDVKFDEGTPEQLNKTKYPKTPIAASGEKKRKLSEKNNDSLATVSDIIIVDETIKDSPQLADQQTEEPKTPTKLNETPKETIEDKVEDMKTEQVSLDKSIDASLVNIVEEVCENISKADESMSVLDTPKPKSQFTHLRENASSTPITTKRPPLNEIPEEEQKQETSTSESWSQAVKGSGKDKGIDVFSVRKQEEEEKQEEETHKLNESLKRKSLEMKFDSAEAKTDEESEDDEEEINVSQKRSSYVDDEAMEVEDYESGDSMDSETREEIENNKIEEHGETIGSQDTDSENDGEDGEDEDSWIASDAEEDDELLEGTGDDLDLEVTNNKHKGNKKRKRIIQQLDSSEDEDEKIKNQMEKTITKLDETSASQDRSPKKNDSLKCLDSSKNDSLKKSPASPRKSVGAKDSKLSQSREEVSVDKSEHSESVESASSPIAKESPAKYQDSPKSVKKSPSIVSPDVSELIKSPKKTPSRASLVAEPSDPKSALKHSSIVEANDVSDPTNPRKSLSAPVLISADFYSSSAKKRNTVNATVPNGEGVEEPVQEKPEQTNRQDRLSNLVTNPAALALAKKNKRLSQGLSPVVSKQDKRASLPGVFPVDKEVDSPLKRKADNKIEETEQEDAVEPMEVDDEEENEEEKVVEPSPKKSPVVKKIPKDLSEFNTDAILSRCNEIVRADKEKRKEGATLRQKKKDERRRKREQEQPDETAEGETDESPEQKKKKKKKKKVVNYLLEELGESKQDQVARALQRKLALVEVKRKRKKMKRAAKLRQQLNKENQLEETSVEGIAAKLEKKAKKAKKAENPVENLGLVDQQPVVKRAISAFAMYSEQIQDLKKAQLKKKKPKSKQLKDKNQQPSAAEEVQAALRIKSDSTVKEEKSSKHKHSKENSTDEIPSLGEHSMAGKKKNVSEKEDTAPEDDFVTEKRKKRPKSTSVDPIKVVVSDVPSLGEHSKRDKKKNVFENEDGAPEEHIVKEKHKKKHKSTSVDPIEAVVSEVSSLGEHSKRDKKKNVSENEDGTPGEQLVKEKHKKKHKSVSVDPIEAIVSEKNKLQQVNTAPLKSVVSLDDELAQLKMTLSDPITRVVKKQKLSRKESSTATATVREVTPPRKTTGKLKALSRLESGFLEEPVTPDHKLLKRNYGFQEEPVTPKAIHFKVSSVLPAGQEALKQEADAAKKRKISHPNSNRIRPEDVKEPVKGLPLPIWTKSGAFAVEELATNKSNKSSKKATDRGDYVPLSVNGAGSSSTEFLVKPLGGKGKREDKTSSGMVKAHRIDSATLDDAVVNFKKQAIFGKSSHLREKKPKL, encoded by the exons ATGAGTAAGGAAGAGGAAGCCCCAGCAAGAC TGACCCGCGGAGCGCTCCGACGGATGTCGGTAGACCAGGAACCGACATCTGCTCCCGGAACACCAAAGAAAACTGCTGCCACGTCTAAGAAGCTGACCGTGCTCGATGCCATTAAGGAAGGAAGCAATGGACCATCCGATGCCGAGGTTGACCAGTCCACATCCCGTACTCCAAAGGCCAAGAAAGATACATCTTCGGTAGGAAACCGGTCGCTCAGGACTGAAAAGAAATCTCAGTTGAATAGTACCGGCATTGCTGATTTGACGGTGGATAACTTGGAAGCATTTGATAATCAACAGAGTTTGCTTCCTTTTCCAAAGCGACGACCATCGCAGGATCAAACGCTGACGCCGCAGACTTTACCGAAGCGTGTAACTCGACGGAATAGTGTAACCTCGGAGGATGGCAACCTGGTAACAGCAACTCCTAAGGCATCCAGAACCCGGCACAGCATTGCGGCACCGGCCGTCATATTGGAGGACGATGAAAAAGAAGAGCAAGTTAATGTCTCCACGGCTGAAGCTGATTTATCCGATCTGGATATTAGGAAACTTCGCAACAGATCTATTTCCAATTCTCCTGTCATGCGGGTGACCCCATCCAGTCGGAACACATCGGTAACATCTCTCAAAGACGAAGAAGTTAGCAACAGCCCCACAAAGGAAACTTGTACGAACGCGTCGATAACATCCCTCAGAGACGAAGGAAATATCAACAGCCCTAGCAAGGAAACTTGTGTGGCTGCTGTCGTTGAACCAAAGCAACCAGAAAACGATGAAGTGACAGAAAAACCATCGAACGTGGATGTGGAGACTGTCACTTTAGAGGAAAGTAACATCGTGGCAGACGTGAGCAGTATGATTGCCAAAAGCCCTCAACGGTTGCATAAGGATGTGAAGTTTGACGAGGGTACACCGGAGCAGCTTAATAAGACCAAATATCCGAAGACACCGATTGCTGCATCCGGAGAGAAGAAGCGCAAGCTGAGCGAGAAAAACAATGATTCGTTGGCAacc GTTTCGGATATAATCATCGTCGATGAGACCATCAAGGATTCGCCTCAGCTAGCCGACCAGCAAACTGAGGAGCCGAAAACCCCCACAAAGTTGAATGAAACGCCCAAGGAAACCATCGAAGATAAAGTGGAAGATATGAAAACGGAACAGGTATCTCTCGACAAATCTATCGACGCTTCACTAGTCAACATCGTTGAGGAAGTTTGCGAAAACATAAGCAAGGCGGACGAGTCAATGTCGGTTCTGGACACCCCCAAACCCAAGTCACAATTTACCCATCTTCgtgaaaatgcttcctcgacgcCGATCACAACAAAACGCCCCCCGTTGAATGAGATCCCAGAAGAAGAGCAGAAGCAAGAAACATCTACCTCTGAATCGTGGAGCCAAGCCGTGAAAGGTTCTGGGAAGGATAAGGGTATCGATGTGTTTAGTGTTAGAAAGCAGGAGGAAGAGGAAAAGCAAGAGGAAGAGACACATAAGTTGAATGAGTCGTTGAAGAGGAAGTCACTGGAGATGAAGTTTGATTCTGCGGAGGCAAAAACAGATGAAGAAAGTGAAGATGACGAAGAGGAAATCAATGTTTCACAGAAGAGAAGTAGTTATGTGGATGATGAAGCTATGGAAGTGGAAGATTATGAGTCGGGTGACTCGATGGACAGTGAAACAAGGgaggaaattgaaaataataagaTTGAAGAACATGGAGAAACCATCGGAAGTCAGGATACGGATTCAGAGAATGATGGTGAAGACGGTGAGGATGAAGACTCTTGGATTGCTTCTGATGCGGAGGAGGACGATGAGTTACTGGAAGGCACTGGTGACGATCTGGACTTAGAAGTCACAAATAACAAACATAAGGGTAATAAAAAGCGAAAACGAATAATCCAACAGTTGGACTCAAGTGAAGATGAAGATGAAAAGATAAAAAATCAAATGGAAAAAACGATTACCAAGCTGGACGAAACCAGTGCATCACAAGACAGATCTCCGAAGAAGAATGATTCGCTAAAGTGTTTGGACAGTTCAAAAAATGATTCACTGAAAAAGAGTCCGGCGTCACCGCGTAAATCTGTTGGAGCAAAAGATTCCAAGCTAAGCCAATCGCGTGAAGAAGTAAGTGTGGATAAATCTGAGCATTCCGAATCAGTCGAATCGGCTAGTTCACCAATAGCGAAGGAAAGTCCTGCAAAGTATCAAGACTCACCTAAATCCGTAAAGAAATCTCCCTCTATTGTCTCACCGGATGTATCAGAACTAATCAAATCTCCGAAGAAGACCCCTTCGAGAGCATCGCTAGTTGCTGAGCCATCAGATCCTAAAAGTGCTTTGAAACATTCTTCAATCGTGGAAGCTAATGATGTTTCGGACCCAACTAATCCACGCAAATCCCTCTCAGCACCGGTTCTCATTTCGGCCGATTTCTACTCGTCTTCGGCGAAGAAACGTAACACTGTCAATGCTACCGTGCCCAATGGGGAAGGTGTGGAGGAACCGGTCCAAGAAAAGCCGGAACAAACGAACCGACAAGACAGGCTGAGCAACTTGGTCACCAATCCAGCAGCGTTGGCTCTTGCTAAGAAAAACAAACGACTTTCGCAGGGGTTGTCCCCTGTGGTCAGCAAACAGGATAAACGTGCCTCCCTGCCGGGTGTATTCCCGGTCGACAAGGAAGTAGACAGTCCTCTTAAAAGAAAGGCAGACAACAAGATTGAAGAAACCGAACAGGAAGATGCCGTTGAGCCGATGGAAGTGGATGACGAAGAGGAGAATGAAGAGGAGAAGGTAGTTGAACCGTCTCCCAAAAAGTCGCCAGTGGTAAAGAAAATACCGAAGGATTTAAGCGAGTTTAACACGGACGCTATTTTGTCGCGTTGTAACGAAATCGTTCGGGCTGATAAGGAAAAGCGGAAGGAAGGTGCTACGCTGCGGCAGAAGAAGAAG GACGAAAGACGCCGCAAACGGGAACAGGAGCAGCCAGATGAAACAGCTGAGGGCGAAACAGATGAATCGCcagaacagaagaagaaaaagaaaaagaagaagaaagttgtGAATTATCTACTGGAAGAATTGGGCGAATCCAAGCAGGACCAAGTAGCTCGTGCCCTGCAGCGTAAGCTGGCTTTGGTGGAGGTTAAACGGAAACGCAAGAAGATGAAGAGAGCGGCCAAACTGCGACAACAACTCAACAAGGAAAACCAACTGGAAGAAACATCGGTCGAAGGAATCGCCGCTAAGTTAGAAAAGAAGGCCAAGAAGGCTAAGAAGGCAGAAAATCCTGTGGAAAATTTGGGTCTGGTGGACCAGCAACCGGTGGTGAAACGAGCCATCTCCGCATTCGCCATGTACAGCGAGCAGATCCAAGACCTCAAGAAGGCCCAGTTGAAAAAGAAGAAACCGAAGAGCAAGCAACTGAAAGACAAAAATCAACAACCATCAGCAGCAGAAGAAGTGCAGGCAGCTCTTCGGATCAAATCTGACTCAACGGTGAAGGAAGAAAAATCCTCTAAACACAAGCATTCGAAGGAAAATTCAACTGACGAAATACCATCGCTGGGAGAGCATTCCATGGCAggtaagaaaaagaatgtttctGAAAAAGAGGATACCGCACCTGAGGATGATTTTGTCACGGAGAAACGTAAGAAAAGGCCCAAATCGACATCAGTCGATCCGATTAAGGTGGTCGTATCCGATGTACCATCGTTGGGAGAGCATTCCAAGCGTGATAAGAAAAAGAACGTTTTTGAAAATGAGGATGGCGCTCCTGAGGAACATATTGTGAAGGAAAAACATAAGAAAAAGCACAAATCGACATCAGTCGATCCGATTGAGGCGGTCGTATCCGAAGTATCATCGTTGGGAGAACATTCCAAGCGAgataagaaaaagaatgtttctGAAAATGAGGATGGCACACCAGGGGAACAACTTGTCAAAGAGAAACATAAGAAAAAGCACAAATCGGTATCGGTCGATCCGATTGAGGCGATCGTATCCGAAAAGAACAAACTGCAGCAAGTGAACACTGCCCCACTGAAGTCGGTGGTGTCGCTCGACGACGAACTGGCCCAGTTAAAAATGACTCTTAGCGACCCGATCACCAGAGTAGTCAAGAAGCAAAAATTATCCCGCAAAGAATCCAGCACTGCAACCGCTACGGTACGGGAAGTAACTCCACCACGCAAGACGACGGGTAAATTGAAGGCACTCAGTCGGTTGGAATCTGGTTTCCTAGAAGAACCTGTGACACCGGATCACAAACTTTTGAAGCGCAATTACGGCTTCCAAGAGGAACCCGTCACTCCGAAGGCTATCCACTTCAAAGTTTCCAGTGTGCTGCCTGCTGGACAGGAAGCACTCAAACAGGAGGCAGATGCAGCCAAGAAAAGGAAAATCTCACACCCGAACTCGAATCGCATTCGGCCGGAGGATGTGAAAGAACCAGTGAAAGGGCTTCCCTTGCCCATCTGGACCAAATCGGGAGCGTTTGCAGTCGAGGAGCTAGCGACGAATAAATCAAACAAGTCGTCCAAGAAGGCGACCGATAGAGGAGATTACGTTCCATTGAGTGTCAACGGTGCGGGTAGCAGTTCGACCGAATTCTTGGTGAAACCCCTCGGTGGCAAGGGCAAGCGAGAGGACAAAACGAGCAGCGGCATGGTGAAGGCTCATCGGATCGATTCGGCGACTCTGGACGACGCGGTTGTCAATTTCAAAAAACAGGCCATTTTCGGTAAGAGTTCTCATTTGAGGGAAAAGAAGCCGAAACTTTGA
- the LOC134206249 gene encoding uncharacterized protein LOC134206249: MANFVSQRISDLLRLREESVDIPVVGVNGTRSTVKFRVNATVRSRASDCVISLDLLIVPRVTGALPGMQLDTSNWPIPDELQLADPGFFRSSRVDMLIGADVFYELMQAGKIMMSDELPLLQESLLGWLVAGSFNADRGVSSVKICQAEVNDRRDDHLSLLLERFWMIDDKMTEPLNDACERHFRASYTRGKDGRYIVQLPFKEDANRLGNSRDQAEKRFKALEKRLEKCPEVKKMYSDFVNEYRVQSRFGPCKSFGC; the protein is encoded by the coding sequence ATGGCGAATTTTGTATCCCAAAGAATAAGCGATTTACTGCGTTTACGCGAGGAAAGCGTAGACATACCAGTAGTTGGTGTGAACGGAACTCGAAGTACAGTGAAATTCAGAGTCAATGCTACCGTAAGGTCTAGAGCTTCGGACTGTGTGATCTCCTTGGACTTATTGATAGTACCACGCGTGACAGGAGCACTACCAGGAATGCAGTTGGACACTTCAAATTGGCCGATACCAGATGAGCTTCAGTTGGCAGATCCAGGGTTCTTCCGCTCCAGTCGCGTGGACATGCTTATTGGAGCAGATGTTTTCTATGAGCTGATGCAAGCAGGGAAAATTATGATGTCCGACGAACTTCCATTGCTGCAGGAAAGTTTGCTGGGATGGCTGGTGGCTGGATCTTTTAATGCTGATCGAGGTGTATCCAGCGTCAAGATTTGCCAGGCGGAAGTTAACGATAGGAGGGATGATCATCTGAGTTTGTTACTGGAACGTTTTTGGATGATTGACGACAAAATGACCGAACCCTTGAATGATGCTTGCGAAAGACATTTCCGGGCTTCGTATACCAGAGGAAAGGACGGTAGATATATCGTGCAGCTTCCATTCAAGGAAGATGCAAATAGACTAGGGAATTCGAGAGACCAAGCGGAGAAGAGATTCAAGGCTCTAGAGAAAAGACTGGAGAAGTGCCCTGAAGTAAAGAAAATGTACTCGGATTTTGTGAATGAGTACAGAGTACAGAGTAGATTTGGGCCATGCAAGAGTTTTGGATGCTGA
- the LOC134226964 gene encoding transcription factor Ouib-like, producing MDNIHQPMNITEYNNLITNIIESAVDELIQKRESGKESLLLHICRLCAKEEPILLDLSELHLDLINELGISGIDASVGCTKICSTCAEFLGRIREFRCRCEDGQKKISSLLAERSVIPDFLGLDFIKPEEHYGGFSPQPATADNDGGHLLGVDDFPETSSETTEEEKEEEIVKKLKPVKQVRQKNQSKTASKKATTDSRRRVVNGKLQWVCLDCEGTFESCTKLKKHRQTCEMVGNEHSKRRGPFTCDICGQSLPTLMGLRVHVHKHSKSGSKGEQDIGKDANKTSTKLAVCHICGKSFTNTSTLRSHLVFHRQEKRIECQICNKKFHKLYRLKDHLNCHANVRRYSCDICGKAFFTKAILYKHTRSHDQNFRKHQCPMCPIRFAHPYQLRSHMMVHTAEYPHGCKLCSSKFRFTWDLKKHYAKAHPILPEEEDTTVHDPLLEEIVPKSLLSPSEPLLTSLPPSMPQQNPITVGLIKDDQHDDLSVMLANIPPHQQPELTPSVAAVQPVVTEHPFDTDNLLDEASRDFTTDCFPASHLTESHANAEDDFYTFMEC from the exons ATGGACAATATTCATCAG CCAATGAACATCACCGAATACAACAATCTCATTACCAACATCATCGAATCGGCCGTAGACGAGCTGATACAGAAGCGCGAAAGCGGCAAAGAATCTCTCCTGCTTCACATCTGCCGGTTGTGCGCCAAGGAGGAGCCTATATTGCTCGACCTATCCGAGCTGCACCTGGATCTGATCAACGAGCTGGGCATCAGCGGAATCGATGCCAGTGTCGGGTGCACCAAGATCTGTTCCACCTGCGCCGAGTTCCTCGGAAGGATTCGCGAATTCCGCTGCCGGTGTGAGGATGGACAGAAAAAGATCAGTTCGCTGCTAGCGGAAAGGAGCGTGATCCCGGACTTTTTGGGTTTGGACTTTATCAAGCCGGAGGAACATTATGGTGGATTCAGTCCACAGCCTGCAACGGCGGACAACGACGGGGGTCACTTGCTTGGAGTTGATGATTTTCCCGAAACTTCTTCAGAGACGACAGaagaggagaaagaagaagagattGTAAAGAAGCTAAAACCCGTGAAACAAGTGCGACAAAAGAATCAATCCAAAACGGCCTCAAAGAAGGCGACTACTGATTCCCGTCGGCGGGTCGTCAACGGCAAACTTCAGTGGGTTTGTCTGGATTGTGAGGGAACGTTTGAAAGTTGTACTAAGCTGAAGAAGCATCGACAAACTTGTGAGATGGTAGGGAACGAACATTCCAAGCGTAGGGGACCTTTTACCTGTGATATTTGCGGACAATCGCTGCCAACTCTGATGGGACTGAGGGTGCACGTGCACAAGCATAGTAAAAGTGGATCGAAAGGGGAGCAGGATATTGGAAAGGACGCGAATAAAACATCGACGAAGCTGGCCGTTTGCCATATCTGCGGGAAATCGTTCACCAACACGAGCACACTGCGATCCCATCTGGTGTTCCACCGACAGGAGAAGCGAATCGAGTGTCAGATTTGCAATAAAAAGTTTCACAAACTg TACCGACTGAAGGATCACCTCAATTGTCATGCTAACGTCCGGCGATACAGCTGTGATATTTGTGGCAAAGCCTTTTTCACAAAGGCTATTCTGTACAAACACACCCGATCGCATGATCAAAATTTCCGAAAGCATCAGTGCCCCATGTGTCCAATACGATTCGCCCATCCCTACCAGCTACGGTCGCACATGATGGTTCACACTGCAGAATATCCACATGGATGTAAATTATGCTCCAGTAAATTCCGTTTTACGTGGGACCTGAAAAAGCACTATGCCAAAGCTCACCCTATCCTACCGGAAGAGGAAGACACCACCGTACATGATCCTCTGTTGGAGGAAATTGTACCGAAATCACTGCTTTCGCCATCAGAACCTCTCCTAACATCACTTCCTCCATCGATGCCACAACAGAACCCAATAACAGTTGGTCTCATCAAAGACGATCAACATGATGATCTGTCGGTAATGTTGGCCAATATTCCACCGCACCAACAACCGGAACTTACTCCCTCGGTGGCCGCCGTACAACCGGTAGTAACCGAGCATCCATTCGACACGGATAATCTACTGGACGAAGCTTCGCGGGACTTCACCACCGATTGCTTCCCGGcaagtcatttgactgaaagccATGCAAACGCCGAGGACGACTTCTACACGTTTATGGAGTGTTGA